A single region of the Brassica rapa cultivar Chiifu-401-42 chromosome A03, CAAS_Brap_v3.01, whole genome shotgun sequence genome encodes:
- the LOC103857746 gene encoding phosphatidylinositol:ceramide inositolphosphotransferase 2 isoform X1 has product MTLYIRRESSKLWRRFCSEISTELVLLAENWKYLLAGLICQYIHGLAAKGVHYIHRPGPTLQDLGFFLLPELGQERSYISETVFTSVFLSFFLWTFHPFILKSKKIYTVLIWCRVLAFLVACQFLRVITFYSTQLPGPNYHCREGSKVARLPWPKSPLEILEINPHGVMYGCGDLIFSSHMIFTLVFVLTYHKYGTKRFIKLFGWLTAFVQSLLIIASRKHYTVDVVVAWYTVNLVVFCLDKKLPELPDRTTVLLPVVSKDRTKEENHKLLLNGNGIDPADWRPRAQVNGKIDSNGVHFDNSLNGA; this is encoded by the exons ATGACGCTTTACATTCGTCGCGAATCTTCCAAG CTATGGAGGAGATTTTGCTCTGAGATATCAACAGAGTTAGTTCTTCTCGCTGAGAACTGGAAGTACCTTCTCGCTGGTCTTATCTGTCAG TACATTCATGGTTTAGCTGCTAAAGGAGTACATTATATTCATCGCCCTGGACCCACTCTCCAGGACCTTGGCTTCTTTCTTCTTCCG GAGCTTGGTCAAGAGAGAAGCTACATTAGTGAAACCGTCTTCACTAGtgtatttctttctttcttcctg TGGACTTTCCATCCATTCATCTTGAAAAGCAAAAAGATATACACCGTCTTGATATGGTGTAGAGTTCTAGCATTCTTAGTT GCCTGCCAGTTTCTCCGTGTTATAACTTTCTATTCGACTCAGCTTCCTGGCCCAAACTATCACTGCCGCGAG GGCTCTAAAGTGGCCAGGTTGCCATGGCCCAAAAGCCCTCTTGAGATTCTCGAGATTAACC CTCATGGGGTGATGTACGGATGTGGAGACTTGATATTCTCATCGCATATGATATTCACGCTGGTCTTTGTCCTCACTTACCACAAGTACGGCACTAAAAG GTTCATAAAGCTGTTTGGGTGGCTCACTGCTTTCGTGCAGAGcctcttgatcattgcctcccGTAAACATTACACTGTCGATGTTGTCGTTGCGTG GTATACTGTGAACTTGGTGGTCTTCTGCCTAGACAAGAAGTTACCAG AACTACCAGACCGGACTACGGTGTTGCTCCCTGTAGTGTCGAAAGACAGAACGAAAGAAGAGAACCACAAGCTGTTGTTGAATGGGAACGGTATTGATCCTGCTGACTGG AGACCGAGAGCGCAAGTGAACGGGAAGATAGATAGCAACGGAGTTCACTTTGATAACTCTTTGAATGGCGCCTGA
- the LOC103857748 gene encoding uncharacterized protein LOC103857748, whose product MTEADLEQGAAYGYHRRSDVSIYYSDGEEEDVTSCYSYFYSTTTGGTYEYEGGESRKVSSVMSSSSLEMDDGDGEATVPPEKDCRICHLGVVETSGGGAIELGCSCKEDLAVAHRQCAETWFKIKGDKICEICQSVARNVGGANEMVVVTVVDERELRNGGGGEETAALGAIENRWQPQRLVNIVLACMVFGFFISWLFHFHDSSSS is encoded by the exons ATGACAGAGGCAGATTTAGAGCAAGGAGCGGCGTACGGATATCACCGGCGAAGTGACGTCAGCATATATTATTCagacggagaagaagaagatgtgacgTCATGCTACTCTTACTTCTATTCGACTACGACGGGAGGAACGTACGAATACGAAGGAGGAGAGTCGAGGAAAGTGTCGTCGGTGATGAGCAGTAGTTCACTGGAGATggatgatggtgatggtgaagCGACGGTGCCGCCGGAGAAAGACTGTAGGATATGTCACTTAGGGGTGGTGGAAACGAGCGGTGGAGGTGCGATAGAGTTAGGATGTTCGTGTAAGGAAGATTTGGCTGTTGCTCATAGACAATGTGCCGAAACTTGGTTCAAAATCAAAGGCGACAA AATATGCGAGATTTGCCAATCGGTAGCCCGAAACGTGGGCGGTGCGAACGAAATGGTAGTGGTTACGGTGGTGGACGAGAGAGAGTTAAGGAACGGTGGAGGCGGCGAGGAAACGGCGGCCTTAGGAGCGATAGAGAACAGATGGCAGCCACAGAGACTGGTGAATATAGTGTTAGCTTGTATGGTTTTTGGCTTTTTCATTTCATGGCTATTCCATTTTCatgattcatcttcttcatga
- the LOC103857751 gene encoding uncharacterized protein LOC103857751 — MGMVFGKIAVETPKHTVVKSGDGYEIREYPPAVAAEVTYDPSDFKGDKDGGFMVLAKYIGVFGKPENQKPEKIAMTAPVITKEGEKIAMTAPVVTKEGGGGEKKTVTMQFLLPEMYKKAEDAPRPTDERVVIKEEGGRKYGVVTFSGTAAESVVSEKVKKLRSDLERDGFKITGDYVLARYNPPWTLPPFKTNEVMIPVE, encoded by the coding sequence ATGGGAATGGTTTTTGGTAAAATCGCTGTGGAGACTCCTAAACACACGGTGGTCAAATCCGGCGACGGTTATGAGATCCGTGAATATCCTCCGGCCGTCGCGGCGGAGGTCACTTACGACCCTTCTGACTTCAAAGGCGACAAAGACGGCGGCTTTATGGTCTTGGCCAAGTACATAGGCGTGTTCGGCAAACCGGAGAACCAGAAGCCGGAGAAGATCGCCATGACTGCTCCGGTGATCACCAAGGAGGGAGAGAAGATCGCCATGACTGCTCCGGTTGTGACCAaggaaggaggaggaggggAGAAGAAGACGGTGACGATGCAGTTTCTGTTGCCGGAGATGTACAAGAAGGCGGAGGATGCGCCGCGTCCGACGGATGAGAGAGTGGTGATTAAGGAGGAAGGAGGGAGAAAGTACGGCGTGGTAACGTTCAGTGGTACTGCGGCGGAGAGTGTGGTGAGCGAGAAGGTGAAGAAGCTGAGGAGTGATCTCGAGAGAGACGGGTTTAAGATCACTGGAGATTACGTCCTTGCGAGGTATAATCCGCCATGGACGTTGCCTCCTTTCAAGACCAATGAAGTCATGATCCCGGTTGAGTGA
- the LOC103857746 gene encoding phosphatidylinositol:ceramide inositolphosphotransferase 2 isoform X2 encodes MTLYIRRESSKLWRRFCSEISTELVLLAENWKYLLAGLICQYIHGLAAKGVHYIHRPGPTLQDLGFFLLPELGQERSYISETVFTSVFLSFFLWTFHPFILKSKKIYTVLIWCRVLAFLVACQFLRVITFYSTQLPGPNYHCREGSKVARLPWPKSPLEILEINPHGVMYGCGDLIFSSHMIFTLVFVLTYHKYGTKRFIKLFGWLTAFVQSLLIIASRKHYTVDVVVAWYTVNLVVFCLDKKLPELPDRTTVLLPVVSKDRTKEENHKLLLNGNETESASEREDR; translated from the exons ATGACGCTTTACATTCGTCGCGAATCTTCCAAG CTATGGAGGAGATTTTGCTCTGAGATATCAACAGAGTTAGTTCTTCTCGCTGAGAACTGGAAGTACCTTCTCGCTGGTCTTATCTGTCAG TACATTCATGGTTTAGCTGCTAAAGGAGTACATTATATTCATCGCCCTGGACCCACTCTCCAGGACCTTGGCTTCTTTCTTCTTCCG GAGCTTGGTCAAGAGAGAAGCTACATTAGTGAAACCGTCTTCACTAGtgtatttctttctttcttcctg TGGACTTTCCATCCATTCATCTTGAAAAGCAAAAAGATATACACCGTCTTGATATGGTGTAGAGTTCTAGCATTCTTAGTT GCCTGCCAGTTTCTCCGTGTTATAACTTTCTATTCGACTCAGCTTCCTGGCCCAAACTATCACTGCCGCGAG GGCTCTAAAGTGGCCAGGTTGCCATGGCCCAAAAGCCCTCTTGAGATTCTCGAGATTAACC CTCATGGGGTGATGTACGGATGTGGAGACTTGATATTCTCATCGCATATGATATTCACGCTGGTCTTTGTCCTCACTTACCACAAGTACGGCACTAAAAG GTTCATAAAGCTGTTTGGGTGGCTCACTGCTTTCGTGCAGAGcctcttgatcattgcctcccGTAAACATTACACTGTCGATGTTGTCGTTGCGTG GTATACTGTGAACTTGGTGGTCTTCTGCCTAGACAAGAAGTTACCAG AACTACCAGACCGGACTACGGTGTTGCTCCCTGTAGTGTCGAAAGACAGAACGAAAGAAGAGAACCACAAGCTGTTGTTGAATGGGAACG AGACCGAGAGCGCAAGTGAACGGGAAGATAGATAG
- the LOC103857745 gene encoding putative DEAD-box ATP-dependent RNA helicase 33 produces MAAMIGFHLSGYKPISFSSSISNSLHSKLSLLSLNPSPQPRKSTVIRMGGGPRTFPGGVSKWQWKRMQAKKQKQLLKARLSRERQIYEMRKRAELKAAVAELERPWEPVQKPPNLFSVCADEQVKVLADRFQKPGGFDLWTERDGPQLFDAVDDLPSARFFPKGAVHSVKPYRSLPSSGESDGEEGSRKHEGVSGRRVRKNVLINGVARKEEEGKRMENRVVNGGKSRNGRRSSQVYDMTLQNDGRYEVGS; encoded by the coding sequence ATGGCTGCTATGATCGGATTCCACCTCTCCGGCTACAAACCtatctccttctcctcctcaaTCTCGAACTCTCTCCACTCAAAACTCTCTCTCCTATCTCTCAACCCTTCTCCGCAACCGCGTAAATCAACCGTCATCCGTATGGGCGGCGGTCCAAGAACCTTTCCCGGCGGCGTCTCAAAGTGGCAgtggaagaggatgcaagcgAAGAAGCAGAAACAGCTCCTCAAAGCGCGGCTATCCCGTGAACGCCAGATCTACGAGATGCGTAAACGCGCCGAGCTAAAAGCGGCGGTGGCTGAGCTTGAGCGACCGTGGGAACCGGTTCAGAAACCGCCGAATCTCTTCTCGGTTTGCGCCGACGAGCAGGTTAAGGTTTTAGCGGACCGGTTTCAGAAACCGGGCGGGTTTGATCTCTGGACCGAGAGGGATGGCCCGCAGCTGTTTGACGCCGTTGATGATTTGCCTTCCGCTAGGTTCTTCCCTAAAGGTGCTGTTCACAGTGTGAAACCGTACCGGAGTTTACCGAGCTCCGGTGAGTCGGACGGAGAAGAGGGTTCGCGGAAACACGAAGGAGTCAGTGGTCGGAGGGTGAGGAAGAATGTCTTGATCAATGGTGTAGCgagaaaggaagaagaaggtaaGAGGATGGAGAATCGTGTTGTTAATGGCGGAAAATCAAGAAACGGAAGAAGATCATCTCAGGTATACGATATGACTTTGCAGAACGATGGGAGATACGAAGTTGGATCTTAG
- the LOC103857743 gene encoding mitochondrial substrate carrier family protein B, with amino-acid sequence MNIEARVGVAVDGALNPATAVHSSVVDAGALSLPQKQPQSRFGTVENLLAGGIAGAFSKTCTAPLARLTILFQLQGMQSEAAVLGKPSLWREASRILNEEGFRAFWKGNLVTVAHRLPYSALNFYAYEKYNKFLYSNPVLQSYLGNARSSPFVHFVSGGLAGITAASATYPLDLVRTRLAAQRNAMYYQGIGHAFRTICREEGFLGLYKGLGATMLGVGPTLAINFASYESLKSFWLSRRPDDSTLIISLGCGSLAGVASSTATFPLDLVRRRMQVEGAGGRARVYKTGLFGTFKHIFRSEGIRGLYRGLLPEYFKVVPGVGITFMVYESLKMLLSPPAP; translated from the exons ATGAACATTGAGGCTAGAGTCGGTGTGGCGGTGGACGGAGCTCTTAATCCTGCCACCGCCGTGCATAGCAGCGTCGTGGATGCCGGAGCCTTGAGTTTACCACAGAAACAGCCCCAGTCGCGTTTCGGCACCGTTGAGAATCTTCTCGCCGGAGGTATCGCCGGCGCCTTCAGCAAGACGTGTACTGCTCCTCTAGCTCGCCTCACCATCTTGTTTCAG CTGCAAGGGATGCAGTCAGAAGCTGCAGTGTTGGGGAAGCCAAGTTTGTGGCGTGAAGCTTCCCGTATTCTCAATGAGGAAGGTTTTAGAGCCTTTTGGAAAGGGAATCTTGTTACCGTAGCCCACAGGCTTCCTTACTCTGCGTTGAACTTCTATGCATATGAGAAATACAATAAA TTTTTGTATTCGAATCCAGTGTTACAGAGTTATTTAGGAAACGCGAGAAGCAGCCCGTTTGTGCACTTTGTTAGTGGTGGCTTGGCTGGAATAACAGCTGCCTCAGCTACATATCCTCTCGATCTTGTTAGGACACGTCTTGCTGCACAG AGAAATGCAATGTATTACCAGGGGATAGGGCATGCTTTCCGTACCATATGCAGAGAAGAGGGGTTCTTGGGTTTGTATAAAGGACTTGGTGCTACAATGTTG GGTGTTGGGCCAACCCTTGCAATCAACTTTGCTTCGTATGAGTCTCTGAAATCATTTTGGCTATCTCGTAG GCCAGATGATTCAACATTGATTATTAGTCTTGGTTGTGGAAGTCTAGCTGGAGTTGCTTCTTCAACAG CTACGTTCCCATTGGATCTTGTGAGAAGAAGAATGCAAGTAGAGGGAGCTGGTGGAAGAGCGAGAGTGTACAAGACAGGACTCTTTGGGACATTCAAACACATATTCAGGTCAGAAGGTATCAGAGGACTGTACAGAGGATTATTGCCGGAATACTTCAAAGTGGTTCCTGGCGTTGGCATCACCTTCATGGTATACGAGAGTTTGAAGATGCTCTTATCTCCTCCTGCTCCTTAG
- the LOC103857750 gene encoding immediate early response 3-interacting protein 1: protein MGFWTLMEGLLLFANALAILNEDRFLAPKGWTLAELHQTGKRNSLKGQIVGLIHACQYMRLPLMLFNLIVIVVKLFSG from the coding sequence ATGGGATTCTGGACACTAATGGAAGGGTTGCTGCTATTTGCAAACGCACTAGCTATCCTCAACGAAGACCGTTTCCTAGCTCCAAAAGGATGGACACTCGCGGAGCTACACCAAACCGGCAAAAGAAACTCTCTCAAAGGCCAAATCGTTGGTCTCATCCACGCTTGCCAGTACATGAGGCTCCCCCTCATGCTCTTTAACTTAATTGTCATCGTCGTTAAGCTTTTCTCCGGTTAA
- the LOC103857741 gene encoding protein MIZU-KUSSEI 1 has product MSKINALRRCLLPCITPPTNPTAASSTTTGVSKKRLSTSLRDDIDVQDSASSTASSSEATSFSASVGSGYLSPVAAPQRPSRTMVIGTLFGRRKGHVWFCVQHDRLSVKPLLLLELSITTNQLVHEMDSGLVRVALECPTRAELKSCSLKSVPVWAMFCNGKKSGFAVRRSASEETRVMLKRLESTTVGAGVLPCGSGAVEPDLDEVMYMRASYEHVVGSSDSESFHLINPDANSAQELSIFLLRTSS; this is encoded by the coding sequence ATGTCAAAGATCAACGCTCTCCGCCGTTGTCTCCTCCCGTGCATCACACCTCCGACGAATCCAACCGCCGCATCATCCACTACCACCGGAGTCTCCAAGAAACGTCTCAGCACTTCCCTCAGAGACGACATCGACGTTCAAGACTCAGCTTCCTCCACCGCCTCTTCCTCAGAGGCCACGTCCTTCTCCGCCTCCGTCGGCTCAGGTTACCTCTCCCCCGTCGCGGCGCCGCAGAGACCGTCGAGGACGATGGTGATCGGTACGCTTTTCGGGAGGAGAAAGGGACACGTGTGGTTCTGCGTCCAGCACGACCGTCTCTCCGTCAAACCGCTCCTCCTCCTCGAGCTCTCCATCACGACGAACCAGCTCGTTCACGAGATGGACTCGGGTCTTGTCCGAGTCGCTCTCGAATGCCCGACACGAGCGGAGCTAAAGTCTTGCTCGCTGAAATCAGTTCCGGTTTGGGCGATGTTCTGCAACGGGAAGAAGTCAGGTTTTGCAGTAAGGAGGAGTGCCAGTGAAGAGACGAGGGTGATGCTGAAGAGGTTGGAGTCGACCACCGTTGGTGCGGGCGTGTTGCCATGTGGATCCGGGGCTGTTGAACCGGATCTTGATGAGGTTATGTATATGAGGGCGAGTTATGAGCATGTTGTTGGTAGCTCTGACTCGGAGTCTTTCCATCTCATTAACCCGGACGCTAACTCGGCTCAAGAACTCAGCATCTTCTTGCTTAGGACATCTTCTTAA
- the LOC103857744 gene encoding protein NRT1/ PTR FAMILY 5.6, with amino-acid sequence MKHNNNGSELQDSYNDQHNWVLDSSLDSRGHVPLRARTGAWKAALFIIAIEFSERLSYFGLATNLVVYLTTIIHQDLKTAVKNVNYWSGVTTLMPLLGGFVADAYLGRYTTVLVATTIYLMGLVLLTMSWFIPGLKPCHEEVCVEPRKAHEIAFFIAIYLISIGTGGHKPCLESFGADQFDDDHVEERKMRMSYFNWWNVCLCAGILTSVTFLVYIEDRVGWGVAGIIFTTIMAISLLIFLIGKPFYRYRTPSGSPLTPMLQVLVAAIAKRNLPYPSDPSLLHEVSKAEFTTGRLLAHTKHLKFLDKAAIIEENTPLDLQKQSPWRLVTLTKVEEAKLIINVIPIWFSTLVFGICATQTNTFFIKQAAIMDRHIAGNNSFTVPPASMFSLTALSLIISLTIYDKILVALLRRVTRNQRGINILQRIGTGMLFSLTTMIIAALVEKKRLDRSENNEPMSVIWLAPQFIVIGVADAFTLVGLQEYFYDQVPDSMRSLGIAIYLSVLGAASFLNNLLITAVDTLADDFSAKSWFGKDLNSSRLDRFYWFLAGVTAANICVFVVVAKRCPYKSVQPNQVVVDSSVSVA; translated from the exons ATGAAGCATAATAATAATGGGTCAGAACTTCAAGATTCGTACAATGATCAACATAATTgggttcttgattcttctctcGACAGCAGAGGACATGTTCCTCTTCGGGCTCGAACTGGTGCTTGGAAAGCTGCTCTCTTCATCATCG CAATCGAGTTCAGCGAGAGACTGAGTTACTTTGGTTTAGCTACAAACTTAGTGGTCTACTTAACAACAATTATCCACCAAGATCTCAAGACGGCTGTAAAAAATGTGAACTACTGGTCAGGTGTCACTACTTTGATGCCTCTTCTTGGAGGCTTTGTAGCAGATGCTTATCTTGGCCGTTACACCACTGTCTTGGTCGCAACTACCATTTACCTTATG GGTTTGGTCCTTTTAACAATGTCCTGGTTCATACCGGGCTTGAAACCTTGTCATGAAGAAGTGTGCGTTGAGCCTAGGAAAGCACACGAAATAGCCTTCTTCATTGCCATATACTTGATCTCCATAGGGACTGGAGGTCATAAGCCATGCCTTGAGAGCTTTGGTGCTGACCAGTTCGACGATGATCATGTTGAAGAAAGAAAGATGAGGATGTCTTATTTTAACTGGTGGAACGTTTGCCTATGTGCTGGTATCCTAACCTCTGTGACTTTCCTTGTCTATATCGAAGACCGGGTTGGTTGGGGCGTTGCCGGCATCATATTCACTACAATCATGGCTATTTCACTTCTCATCTTCCTCATTGGAAAACCATTTTATCGTTACCGGACACCTTCTGGTAGCCCTTTGACCCCTATGTTACAGGTGCTAGTCGCGGCCATTGCCAAAAGAAACCTACCTTATCCTTCAGATCCTTCTCTGCTTCATGAAGTGTCCAAGGCAGAGTTTACTACTGGACGGCTTCTCGCCCACACAAAGCATCTTAA ATTTCTTGACAAGGCAGCAATAATCGAAGAGAACACTCCTCTAGATCTTCAGAAACAGAGTCCATGGAGACTTGTAACATTAACAAAAGTAGAGGAAGCTAAGCTGATCATCAACGTGATTCCCATATGGTTCTCTACATTGGTCTTTGGTATTTGTGCTACACAAACTAATACtttcttcatcaaacaagcagCCATCATGGACAGACACATAGCCGGTAACAACAGTTTCACAGTCCCTCCAGCTTCCATGTTCTCCCTCACTGCTCTCTCATTGATCATTTCACTCACCATCTATGATAAAATCCTCGTTGCCTTGCTGAGACGCGTCACGCGGAACCAAAGAGGCATCAACATCCTCCAGAGAATCGGGACCGGTATGCTTTTCTCCCTTACCACAATGATCATTGCAGCTCTGGTTGAGAAAAAAAGACTGGACCGTAGTGAAAACAACGAACCAATGAGTGTGATATGGCTAGCTCCTCAGTTCATAGTCATTGGCGTTGCGGACGCGTTCACACTCGTTGGACTCCAAGAGTACTTCTACGATCAAGTCCCTGATTCCATGAGAAGCTTAGGTATAGCGATTTACCTAAGCGTGTTGGGAGCAGCTAGCTTTCTTAATAATCTACTGATCACAGCGGTTGATACGCTAGCTGATGATTTCTCGGCCAAGAGTTGGTTCGGGAAGGACCTGAACAGTAGCCGGTTGGACCGGTTCTACTGGTTTCTAGCCGGTGTAACCGCTGCTAATATATGTGTCTTTGTAGTTGTGGCAAAGAGATGTCCGTACAAAAGCGTGCAGCCAAACCAAGTCGTTGTTGACTCGTCCGTGTCCGTTGCCTAA